The genomic stretch CTTTTATCTCCTCCTAGTTAAAAGGAGGCAGTCATCCGTCGGCTTTTTGGACAAATATTTGAATACAGAGAACGAAGTGCATGAGCCTACTACAGAACCTGAATTTGAAATGGATTCTCAGTCTGGTTAAAATAATCCACTCTACTTCCTTAATACAAAACCATATTTTGTGATTCCGCCAAAAAGTGGCGTTCAGCgtgttgttcttgttaTCATTAAATTATTATTCTTACTATGCTATTTTAAATAAGAGAAAGcgaaaaaacaaagaggtcCTTTGACAGTGGTTTCTGGTCCGCCCTGAATACTCAACTCATTATGAGGCCAATCTCTCACCtttgttcttgatctcaCTTTTTTCTATGCGAATACTGTTTTACTGgaatttgaaaatgaaaaaaagCTGTCGCCGGCATTAAAAGTGAAGGAAGAACGAACCCAAAGCAATATAGCTGTTGCCAAAAGGAAGTACAGGTTACCAGACCAATTGCACACCAGACGGAGGAGAAATCATGAGCTCTACCCTTCAGAATAAGACCTCGTGGTCCAAAAACGGAATCATTGCCTATGGTGACTTTGAATCCCCGGAAAGTAACCTCTGTATAACTTTTCTGGAGACAATCAATGGTGTCAATTGGAGGCTGCATCCACCGCAGCGATATGTCATATACCCTCAACTGCACGAGACGAGTGCGGTACCAGAAACCGCGACCGCCTCATCACCAAGTACGCTGGGCGCTGGAACGTCAACTGTTAGTAATGCAAGCTCAAAATCTTCAGCTTCCTTTTTCTACAACATTTCTTCGGTACACTGGAATAACTGGTTCAGTCTCCCGGGTGACATGCTTGCCGTCTGTGATGAACTTGGGAATATGACAATGCTAATTTCTGGGCAAGGACCTGAAGGCATCTCAACGTACGATAAGTTGACGATGCTTTTCCAAGACAACATATACAAAATACACAACCACGTCATGCCATTGAGTCCAATCACCAAAATAAACAAGAACCTTgagaggaagaagaccaagaaaCAATATCACACCACGATCTTAGATTTTCATTGGATTAGTTCGTCGAAGAATATTATTGTTTCCCAATTCTGTGCGTTAGACACAACTATCAACACATATAGGAACAAAGCGCAGCAAATCCCCCCATTTGGTGTGTTCCATCCACCTTTCATGAAATACGCTTGCGTTGCTGTCCGTAGAAATGGACAAATTGATTTTTGGTATCAGTTCTCAAACTCAAAGGATCATAAAAAGATTACATTGCAGCTGGCGATGTCTCACACCCAAAGGTTCAAGGAACTGGATTGGTTACGCTTTGCCAATATTACACCGATGGACAAAGGCCATTGTATGTTGGTTACTACTTATTCTCAATTGACACACACTCTTTCTTTTTACAAATTAAACGTTTCCTGGAATGCTAACGCGGCAAAATCTGCAGTGCTGAGTGATCCGACACTTAAAATCCAGCATATTCTAACGACTTCTATTAATAATGTAGATGAAAGAGGAAACGTCTTGGAGCTAACAAATCTACATGTAGTGTCTaaatcttcttcatcagagAAAGATCACCATCCTGAAGTAATTTTAGTGTATCATGTTGTCGGCACAGGTGAGTCACTTATGAAACGAATCCGATTAATGCATACTTACTTGGCCCCAGATTATCTCTCGATTTTGAAACCAGACTATTgggaacagcaacagaaacaagtGAACGGGAGGGGCAATGATCAGAGCGTAAACCCCAAAGCACCACTGAAAACCAACCGGTATAACATAAGATACTACTCCGATATGATACTTAATGGGAAAATAAGTTTTTTGTCTTCAGAAGTATTAGATGGTTTTGTGACACtatattttgaaaatggagataTACAAGTTTTCAATTCGAGTGATTGGGAATTGGAAACCAAAAGACTTGTTAATCAAGTAAAGGAAGGTAAATTCACTAATATAATCACATCTGTGATAAGTACAGGATTGAATTTCCCAAAACTACCATCTTTGATTGCCGTCGAATGGATAAATGTATCACCAACGATGTCTGGTGTGATCTTAAAAAAACACGGCGTCGCGACACCGGAATTTCATAGTATCAGTAGAGACGATGTTTCGGATCCACAGAACGACGTGGTGGATGCAACCGCATTTGCATTTGCATTTGTAGGGAGCATCCACAGACAACTTTCCACCGAGGACCTTTCGGTTGCCTTCAAGACCCATATATT from Huiozyma naganishii CBS 8797 chromosome 6, complete genome encodes the following:
- the SIN4 gene encoding Sin4p (similar to Saccharomyces cerevisiae SIN4 (YNL236W); ancestral locus Anc_2.8), which codes for MSSTLQNKTSWSKNGIIAYGDFESPESNLCITFLETINGVNWRLHPPQRYVIYPQLHETSAVPETATASSPSTLGAGTSTVSNASSKSSASFFYNISSVHWNNWFSLPGDMLAVCDELGNMTMLISGQGPEGISTYDKLTMLFQDNIYKIHNHVMPLSPITKINKNLERKKTKKQYHTTILDFHWISSSKNIIVSQFCALDTTINTYRNKAQQIPPFGVFHPPFMKYACVAVRRNGQIDFWYQFSNSKDHKKITLQLAMSHTQRFKELDWLRFANITPMDKGHCMLVTTYSQLTHTLSFYKLNVSWNANAAKSAVLSDPTLKIQHILTTSINNVDERGNVLELTNLHVVSKSSSSEKDHHPEVILVYHVVGTGESLMKRIRLMHTYLAPDYLSILKPDYWEQQQKQVNGRGNDQSVNPKAPLKTNRYNIRYYSDMILNGKISFLSSEVLDGFVTLYFENGDIQVFNSSDWELETKRLVNQVKEGKFTNIITSVISTGLNFPKLPSLIAVEWINVSPTMSGVILKKHGVATPEFHSISRDDVSDPQNDVVDATAFAFAFVGSIHRQLSTEDLSVAFKTHILKLATNDEKRAAGFIMALMKSIYPFFNVSLGAPRELMEKMVSSRPIQKIMLLQMELGNGLKEEQDIAEMARIVLFLKNVLFSFNGVARNIQFAIEQMNNGNGAGQMNSGKLFQTAFSKQDLIHSLIPIAKWFVKFVAYLMQEVLLLINSSSYKSSSLVFGVFGSKMCRQLILSILTEIKKVVHVISKFPETVYPILNESSNYLKVVLKESPVDFEKFETFLINVNNKLTAVGEDQTPEYKENIINREHSLLVKAEIPEKFANISAFLVAYSKNTLLSNSNAASIYFTDTSGLRISQNEFFVPEVNRLLQPIEEGLVLNSEQLSDKFKNSLAFSQPIYDGITYDKFSEMELNDGKMKRCSRCGCLTRAGYPISHDKTIIPTSYQTKRWPAMYTRFCICSGLLYEV